The Faecalibacter sp. LW9 genome has a segment encoding these proteins:
- the sppA gene encoding signal peptide peptidase SppA: MKSFLGRVLSTIVGNMVTLSIFAFLLIALLILSTLGTTSPSIQKEAVLELTFDRPIKESSMDNEVSLFSFEESEDFYLENILASIEHAKTDDKIKGISLKIEAFNGGLTQANDIRNALLDFKKSGKFIYAYSNNATQISYYISSVADSVYQNPLGGILLQGMSSDVMFYKNAGDKYGVDFQVIRYGDFKSAVEPYFRTDLSEENKIQLNALLGDLWNNISNDISKSRKIDPITFQTITDSLYSYIPESGLKHKLYDKIIHEAEYDELIFNRLKLKESKSKTTDEILAKHLVSVEDYYSSFAETNASDKIAVLYASGTITEGDGFDGIQSKTYVKAIREISKNKNIKALVLRVNSPGGSANASEEILFELSRLKKKMPIVVSFGDVAASGGYYIAQDSDRIFAQPNTITGSIGVFGMIPNAKTLVNNIGITTDGVKTNANADQLKSIFNPLSDDTNRLMNKSVVLVYEKFVNHVARNRKMTFDQVNAVGGGRVWSGLSAQKIGLVDEFGNLKDAISYAAKLAKLENYSSEAFPKRKDSFEELMEKLQGNSISSKIKEELGTDAAKVYENLKLMNEQKGVQARLPFDIKIY; this comes from the coding sequence ATGAAAAGTTTTTTAGGTCGAGTATTATCCACAATTGTGGGAAACATGGTTACCCTTAGTATTTTTGCATTTTTATTGATTGCATTACTTATCTTGTCTACTTTAGGCACAACATCACCTTCTATTCAAAAGGAAGCGGTTCTTGAATTAACCTTTGATCGTCCCATTAAAGAGAGTAGTATGGATAATGAAGTTTCACTATTTTCATTTGAAGAATCTGAAGATTTCTATTTAGAAAATATTTTGGCTTCTATTGAACATGCAAAAACGGACGATAAAATTAAAGGGATCAGTTTAAAAATTGAAGCATTTAATGGGGGGTTAACTCAAGCAAATGACATCAGAAACGCATTATTAGATTTTAAAAAATCTGGAAAATTCATTTATGCGTATTCAAACAATGCCACTCAAATTTCCTATTATATAAGTTCAGTTGCTGATTCAGTTTATCAAAATCCTTTGGGAGGAATTTTATTACAAGGGATGAGTTCTGATGTCATGTTCTATAAAAACGCCGGTGACAAATATGGTGTCGATTTCCAAGTGATACGATACGGTGATTTTAAGAGTGCGGTTGAACCTTATTTTAGAACTGATTTATCTGAAGAAAATAAAATTCAGTTGAATGCTTTATTAGGAGATCTATGGAATAATATCTCAAATGATATTTCTAAATCTCGTAAAATAGATCCTATTACTTTTCAAACCATTACAGACAGCTTATATTCTTATATTCCTGAATCAGGTTTAAAACATAAGTTATATGATAAAATTATTCACGAAGCCGAATATGATGAACTTATTTTTAATCGTCTAAAATTAAAAGAAAGTAAAAGTAAAACCACTGATGAAATATTAGCTAAACATCTTGTTTCAGTAGAAGATTACTACAGTTCATTTGCTGAAACAAATGCTTCAGATAAAATTGCTGTATTGTATGCTTCAGGTACCATCACTGAAGGAGATGGATTTGATGGAATTCAATCGAAAACCTATGTTAAAGCAATTCGAGAAATTTCGAAAAATAAAAACATTAAAGCATTAGTATTACGTGTAAATTCACCAGGTGGAAGTGCAAATGCATCAGAAGAAATTTTATTTGAACTAAGCCGTCTTAAAAAGAAAATGCCAATTGTTGTTTCTTTTGGTGATGTAGCTGCTTCTGGTGGATATTATATTGCACAAGATTCTGATCGTATATTTGCACAACCAAATACCATTACAGGTTCTATTGGAGTTTTCGGAATGATTCCAAACGCGAAAACATTAGTGAATAATATTGGAATTACAACAGACGGTGTAAAGACCAATGCCAATGCCGACCAATTAAAGTCGATATTCAATCCTTTATCGGATGATACCAATCGATTAATGAATAAATCAGTCGTCTTGGTGTATGAAAAATTTGTGAATCACGTAGCGCGTAACCGTAAAATGACATTCGATCAAGTGAATGCTGTTGGAGGGGGACGTGTTTGGTCTGGTTTAAGTGCACAAAAAATCGGACTAGTTGATGAATTCGGAAATTTAAAAGATGCCATTTCCTATGCAGCGAAATTGGCGAAATTAGAAAATTATTCTTCCGAAGCTTTCCCAAAAAGAAAAGATAGTTTTGAAGAATTGATGGAGAAATTACAAGGAAATTCTATTTCATCTAAAATCAAGGAAGAACTTGGTACTGATGCTGCTAAGGTTTATGAAAACCTAAAATTAATGAATGAACAAAAAGGAGTTCAGGCACGTTTACCCTTCGATATTAAAATCTATTAA
- a CDS encoding M48 family metallopeptidase, producing the protein MKKLLLAVGMIGLISACTTNAVTGRKGINVVSNSQIFPQSFAQYQEVLKSAQVETGTANAKLVQTVGERIKYAAEKYYAEKGLSAQLDGYQWEFKLLKADEVNAWCMPGGKVAVYTGILPITKTTDGLAVVMGHEIGHALANHSAEQMSRQYGMSVLGSVVGSAAGNTSWGSAFEQYYPVVGQVGLLSYSRKMELDADLTGLYLMAMAGYNPNEAIPFWERMSAAGNGGTVEFLSTHPSDATRIAKIKEALPTAMAYYNASPYKGK; encoded by the coding sequence ATGAAAAAATTACTATTAGCAGTTGGTATGATCGGATTGATATCTGCTTGTACAACAAATGCAGTAACCGGTAGAAAAGGAATAAATGTGGTTTCCAACAGCCAAATCTTCCCTCAATCTTTTGCACAATATCAAGAAGTTTTAAAATCAGCTCAAGTTGAAACAGGAACAGCTAATGCTAAATTAGTTCAAACTGTTGGTGAACGTATCAAATATGCAGCTGAGAAATACTATGCTGAAAAAGGATTATCAGCTCAATTAGATGGTTATCAATGGGAATTTAAATTATTAAAAGCCGATGAAGTGAATGCTTGGTGTATGCCAGGAGGAAAAGTGGCTGTATATACAGGTATTTTACCAATTACGAAAACAACTGATGGTTTAGCTGTTGTAATGGGGCACGAAATTGGTCATGCCTTAGCAAATCACTCAGCAGAACAAATGTCTCGTCAATATGGTATGAGTGTATTAGGCTCTGTAGTTGGTTCTGCAGCTGGAAATACATCTTGGGGATCTGCTTTTGAACAATATTATCCCGTTGTTGGTCAAGTAGGATTGTTATCATATTCACGTAAAATGGAATTAGATGCAGATTTAACAGGATTATATTTAATGGCGATGGCAGGATATAACCCAAATGAGGCAATTCCATTCTGGGAAAGAATGTCTGCAGCAGGGAATGGAGGAACAGTTGAATTCTTGAGTACTCACCCTTCGGATGCTACACGTATTGCAAAAATTAAAGAGGCTTTACCTACGGCTATGGCTTATTATAATGCAAGTCCATATAAAGGAAAATAA
- a CDS encoding C40 family peptidase: MKHAICQVSVSPLRSEARDSSEMVSQVLFGEKVEILEELEKWSKIRLTFDGYEGWVDPKQFLIVSEEEFNQPLDEKFAINAYNQASENGLPFTLTLGAELRALKDNKITIANKCFEYYGVYTSGLKTKERLVELAKLYLNVPYLWGGKSTFGIDCSGLTQQVYKIGGYQLPRDAYQQAELGEVLSFVEEAEPGDLAFFDNADGKIIHVGIILGDYKIIHAHGKVRIDPFDSNGIFNTDSQKYSHKLRFIKKII; this comes from the coding sequence ATGAAGCATGCCATCTGTCAAGTAAGTGTTTCTCCATTACGATCAGAAGCACGTGATTCCTCTGAAATGGTTTCTCAAGTTCTTTTTGGAGAGAAAGTAGAAATTTTAGAAGAATTAGAAAAATGGTCAAAAATTCGGTTAACTTTCGATGGGTATGAAGGTTGGGTAGATCCAAAACAATTTTTGATTGTATCGGAAGAAGAATTTAATCAACCTTTGGATGAGAAATTTGCAATCAATGCTTATAATCAAGCTTCAGAAAATGGGTTACCATTTACATTGACTTTAGGAGCTGAATTACGTGCCTTAAAAGATAATAAAATCACAATTGCAAATAAATGTTTTGAATACTATGGGGTTTATACCTCTGGTTTAAAAACGAAAGAGCGTTTAGTAGAATTAGCAAAATTATACCTCAATGTTCCTTACTTATGGGGTGGAAAATCTACATTTGGGATCGATTGTTCTGGTTTAACGCAACAAGTTTATAAAATAGGAGGTTATCAACTGCCACGTGATGCTTATCAACAAGCGGAATTGGGTGAAGTATTAAGTTTTGTAGAAGAAGCAGAACCAGGAGATTTAGCTTTTTTTGATAATGCTGATGGTAAAATAATTCACGTCGGTATTATTTTGGGGGATTATAAAATTATCCATGCACATGGAAAAGTTCGAATTGATCCTTTTGACTCGAACGGAATTTTTAATACTGATTCCCAAAAATATTCTCATAAATTGCGATTTATCAAAAAAATTATATAA
- a CDS encoding O-methyltransferase, with protein MINISPILETYLDNHANQEPEILSRLRVETYQCTTQPHMISGEYQGRLLSLISKILFPKTILELGTFTGYATLCLAEGLVDGGKIITMDKNDELEYLCRKYFDESDYAEQIDFRVNDAREELNTIEENSVDLAFVDADKESYPYYFEKVLTLLRPGGVMLVDNVLWYGKVMMVEEDKKDPSTKILKEFNDMVTADPRVESIILPIRDGITLIRKK; from the coding sequence ATGATTAATATTTCTCCAATTTTAGAAACATATTTAGATAACCACGCGAATCAAGAACCAGAAATTTTATCACGCTTACGTGTTGAAACTTATCAATGTACAACACAACCGCACATGATTTCGGGCGAATATCAAGGTCGTTTATTAAGTTTAATCTCTAAAATTTTATTTCCGAAAACCATTCTTGAGTTAGGAACATTTACAGGATACGCTACGCTTTGTTTAGCAGAAGGTCTTGTTGATGGAGGTAAAATTATCACAATGGATAAAAATGATGAATTAGAATATTTATGCCGTAAATATTTTGATGAATCTGATTATGCAGAACAAATTGATTTTCGAGTAAATGATGCCCGTGAAGAATTAAATACCATTGAAGAAAATTCAGTAGATTTAGCTTTTGTTGATGCTGATAAAGAATCATATCCATATTATTTTGAAAAAGTATTAACCTTATTACGTCCGGGTGGAGTGATGTTAGTAGATAATGTCCTTTGGTATGGAAAAGTAATGATGGTGGAAGAAGATAAGAAAGATCCTTCGACTAAAATTCTTAAAGAATTTAATGATATGGTAACTGCTGATCCACGCGTGGAATCAATCATTTTACCTATTAGGGATGGTATCACTTTAATTCGAAAAAAATGA
- the mutS gene encoding DNA mismatch repair protein MutS, whose protein sequence is MKQYNAIKAKYPDALLLFRVGDFYETFGQDAVKSSQILDIVLTKRSNGSDNNELAGFPHHSLNTYLPKLVKAGLRVAICDQLEDPKMVKGIVKRGVTELVTPGVALQDEVLSSKSNNFLMAVHQGDKAYGIALLDVSTGEFLTAEGQEEQVAKIIQSFRPSEVIYQKRVKYNFSEVQSKFLLDDWAFQYDYAVDKLTALFKTKNLKGFGIENLKDGIIAAGAILAYLDETHHFDIQHITSIQRLNQDHYVWMDPFTIRNLELVYSPHPKGVTLLNILDDTCTPMGARLLNRWMVMVLKDLKAIHNRQNIVDYFYKNSDVRYDLREQLSQLTDLERLAGKVSTGKITPRQLLQLGQSLQIARSIKSIASKSSIKEVSDLFAKIEDLEPLNQKIFNTLSDEPPHQIVKGNVIREGVSEELDQLRKIQFSGKDFLDQMCQREMERTGISSLKIAFNNVFGYYIEVRNTHKDKVPSDWIRKQTLVNAERYITEELKEYETQILGAEEKILAIENQLFIDLIQEIITKLMPIQQTAKAIAYLDVLSNFAEIAEKNSYIKPEITDGYDLKITEGRHPVIEQQLPLGEQYVSNNVLLNPIDQQIIMITGPNMSGKSALLRQTALIVLMAQMGCFVPATAAEIGIIDKVFTRVGASDNISSGESTFMVEMNETASILNNISERSLILLDEIGRGTSTYDGISIAWAIAEFLHQSNMKPKTLFATHYHELNEMSKSMERIKNFNVSIKETKDTILFLRKLVPGGSEHSFGIHVAKMAGMPKHVVARANEVLKILEQTKTDDQLGNKTEKLTEENMQLSFFQLDDPILESIREEIMNTDINTLTPVEALMKLNEIKKKLGK, encoded by the coding sequence ATGAAACAATATAACGCCATCAAGGCAAAATATCCTGATGCATTATTGTTGTTTAGAGTGGGAGATTTTTATGAGACATTTGGACAAGATGCAGTCAAATCTTCACAAATTTTAGATATTGTTTTAACGAAGCGTTCGAATGGTTCAGATAATAATGAATTGGCTGGATTTCCACACCATTCATTAAATACCTATTTACCAAAATTGGTTAAAGCAGGACTTCGTGTGGCGATTTGTGATCAATTAGAAGATCCTAAAATGGTAAAAGGGATTGTAAAGCGAGGAGTAACAGAATTGGTTACCCCAGGAGTAGCTTTACAAGATGAGGTGCTTTCATCGAAATCAAATAACTTTTTGATGGCTGTTCATCAAGGTGATAAAGCGTATGGAATTGCTTTACTTGATGTTTCAACAGGTGAATTTTTAACCGCTGAAGGACAAGAAGAGCAAGTGGCTAAAATTATTCAATCCTTCCGTCCAAGTGAAGTAATTTATCAAAAACGTGTCAAGTATAATTTTTCAGAAGTTCAAAGCAAGTTCTTGTTGGATGATTGGGCTTTCCAATACGATTATGCAGTTGATAAATTAACGGCTTTATTCAAAACGAAAAACTTAAAAGGATTTGGTATAGAGAATCTAAAGGATGGTATTATTGCTGCGGGGGCAATTTTAGCATATCTGGATGAAACCCACCATTTCGATATTCAACACATTACATCAATTCAGCGTTTGAATCAAGATCATTACGTATGGATGGATCCTTTCACCATTCGTAACTTAGAATTGGTTTATTCTCCTCATCCTAAAGGAGTAACTTTATTGAATATTTTAGACGATACATGTACACCAATGGGAGCTCGACTTTTGAACCGTTGGATGGTCATGGTCTTAAAAGATTTAAAAGCGATTCATAATCGTCAAAATATTGTAGACTACTTTTATAAAAATTCTGACGTTCGATATGATTTGCGCGAACAATTAAGTCAGTTAACAGATTTAGAACGTTTAGCAGGTAAAGTATCAACCGGTAAAATTACACCACGTCAATTGTTACAATTGGGGCAAAGTTTACAAATCGCTCGTTCAATAAAATCAATTGCTTCAAAATCTAGTATCAAAGAGGTTTCGGACTTATTTGCGAAAATTGAAGATTTAGAACCATTAAATCAAAAAATATTTAATACACTTTCAGATGAACCTCCTCACCAAATTGTAAAAGGAAATGTGATTCGAGAAGGTGTGTCCGAAGAATTAGATCAGCTACGTAAAATCCAATTTTCAGGAAAAGATTTCCTGGATCAAATGTGTCAACGTGAAATGGAACGTACTGGAATTTCATCTTTAAAAATTGCTTTTAATAATGTGTTTGGATATTACATCGAAGTGCGTAATACCCACAAAGATAAAGTACCTTCAGATTGGATTCGTAAGCAAACGTTGGTGAATGCTGAACGTTACATTACAGAAGAATTAAAAGAATACGAAACGCAAATCTTAGGAGCTGAAGAGAAAATTTTAGCAATAGAAAATCAGTTGTTTATTGATTTAATCCAAGAAATTATTACCAAGCTGATGCCTATTCAACAAACGGCTAAAGCAATTGCATATTTGGATGTTTTATCAAATTTTGCTGAAATAGCGGAGAAAAATTCATACATCAAACCTGAAATAACTGATGGTTATGATTTGAAGATAACAGAAGGACGCCATCCAGTGATAGAACAGCAATTACCTTTAGGGGAACAATATGTTTCGAATAATGTATTATTAAATCCAATCGATCAACAAATTATTATGATCACGGGACCAAATATGTCAGGTAAATCTGCATTATTACGTCAAACGGCTTTAATTGTATTAATGGCTCAGATGGGGTGTTTTGTCCCTGCAACAGCTGCTGAAATCGGAATTATCGATAAAGTTTTTACACGTGTAGGAGCTTCAGATAACATATCTTCAGGAGAATCAACTTTTATGGTTGAAATGAATGAAACAGCGAGTATTCTCAATAATATTTCGGAACGAAGTTTGATTTTACTTGATGAAATTGGACGCGGTACTTCTACTTATGATGGGATTTCGATTGCATGGGCAATTGCAGAGTTTTTACATCAAAGTAATATGAAACCAAAAACATTGTTTGCAACCCATTATCATGAGTTGAATGAGATGTCGAAATCAATGGAACGTATTAAGAATTTTAATGTGAGTATCAAAGAAACAAAAGATACAATTTTATTCTTACGAAAATTAGTTCCTGGTGGTAGCGAACATAGTTTTGGGATCCATGTTGCCAAAATGGCTGGTATGCCCAAACATGTGGTAGCAAGAGCCAACGAAGTATTAAAAATTTTAGAACAAACCAAAACAGACGATCAATTGGGAAATAAAACGGAAAAATTGACGGAAGAAAATATGCAATTAAGCTTTTTTCAGTTGGATGATCCCATTTTAGAATCGATTCGCGAAGAAATTATGAATACTGACATTAATACTTTAACTCCGGTTGAAGCATTAATGAAATTGAATGAAATAAAAAAGAAATTAGGTAAATAG
- a CDS encoding OmpA family protein, with product MKKYLLTFSLLSIFTGSVFGQTEQKRHFTNEDRKFNDWSVSIYGGGNLLQNSDLTSWSGGWFTPGYDLQFQVNKQISHAFGLSLQYQYGNTRQKALVDDMYISKYRGYVWGKTEYNGISLLGDLNVSNLWRRVDNTSQFRWSLHAYAGVGILGYKAERNFYNGSGTNYITVTDQKLSDKSVYSQVGLGLRHKVSNRIDLELKSMYIMTGDEEFDGSGKPWPGYWTAADTEEGRDDNMLTLSLGLHVKIGKHPEALQWYPPAGGAGIAGLSDNTLFECVDADGDGVCDQWDRCLDTPAGVRVDGSGCSLDSDGDGVPDSEDKCPTIPGPPTNGGCPEKLVQISGDEVALLVTSALEGVEFDYDSDRIREASYGKLNNAAEVLKANPSYKFYVEGHTDAAGGVEYNQKLSERRAASVIRYLANKGVDTSNLTPVGKGKSELKHVECNPVSNCPAWKNLENRRVIFKEIK from the coding sequence ATGAAAAAATATTTATTGACTTTTTCATTGTTGAGTATATTTACTGGTTCCGTTTTTGGTCAAACAGAACAGAAAAGACACTTTACAAATGAAGACAGAAAATTCAACGATTGGTCTGTTTCGATCTATGGAGGTGGAAATCTATTACAAAACTCTGACCTTACTTCTTGGTCAGGAGGATGGTTCACACCAGGATATGATTTACAATTTCAAGTAAATAAACAAATTTCACACGCTTTTGGACTTTCGTTACAATATCAATATGGTAACACAAGACAGAAAGCTTTAGTGGATGATATGTATATTTCTAAATATAGAGGATATGTTTGGGGAAAAACTGAATATAACGGAATTTCATTATTAGGAGATTTAAATGTTTCTAATTTATGGCGCCGAGTAGATAATACTTCTCAATTTAGATGGTCTTTACACGCCTATGCAGGGGTTGGAATTTTAGGTTACAAAGCAGAAAGAAATTTTTATAACGGTAGTGGAACTAACTACATTACAGTTACTGACCAAAAATTATCTGATAAATCTGTTTATTCTCAAGTAGGTTTAGGATTACGTCACAAAGTATCTAATCGCATTGATTTAGAATTAAAATCAATGTATATCATGACAGGTGATGAAGAATTCGATGGATCAGGAAAACCATGGCCAGGATACTGGACGGCTGCTGATACTGAAGAAGGTCGTGATGATAATATGTTAACGCTTTCATTAGGTTTACACGTTAAAATTGGTAAACATCCAGAAGCTTTACAATGGTATCCACCAGCAGGAGGAGCAGGTATCGCTGGATTATCTGATAATACATTATTTGAATGTGTGGATGCAGATGGTGATGGAGTATGTGATCAATGGGATAGATGTTTAGACACACCAGCTGGTGTTCGTGTGGATGGATCAGGATGTTCATTAGATTCAGATGGAGATGGTGTTCCAGATTCAGAAGATAAATGTCCTACTATTCCAGGACCTCCAACAAATGGTGGTTGTCCAGAGAAGTTGGTTCAAATTTCTGGTGATGAAGTGGCTTTATTAGTAACTTCAGCTTTAGAAGGAGTAGAATTTGATTACGATTCGGATCGTATTCGTGAAGCTTCTTACGGAAAATTAAATAATGCTGCTGAAGTGTTAAAAGCAAATCCATCATACAAATTCTATGTTGAAGGACATACGGATGCTGCAGGTGGAGTAGAGTATAACCAAAAGTTATCAGAAAGACGTGCTGCTTCAGTAATTCGTTACTTAGCGAATAAAGGAGTAGATACATCGAACTTAACTCCAGTAGGAAAAGGAAAATCGGAATTAAAACACGTTGAGTGTAATCCAGTTTCTAATTGTCCAGCTTGGAAAAACTTAGAAAACAGACGAGTGATTTTTAAAGAAATTAAATAA
- a CDS encoding RNA methyltransferase: MRKLKLDELGRVSADEYKAIEKHPIVVVLDNVRSMHNVGAVFRTSDAFLIDKIYLCGITATPPHKEIHKTAIGAENSVEWEYVKDSNELVAQLKQDGYQIVTIEQTEGSVLLNEFEVDTTQKYAIVMGNEVDGVQQSIIDQCNTCIEIPQSGTKHSLNVSVCTGIILWKWYEGFMK; the protein is encoded by the coding sequence ATGAGAAAACTTAAATTAGATGAATTGGGTCGTGTATCGGCTGACGAATATAAAGCGATTGAAAAACATCCGATCGTGGTAGTTTTAGATAACGTAAGAAGTATGCATAATGTAGGTGCCGTATTTAGAACTTCGGATGCATTTTTGATTGATAAAATCTACTTGTGTGGAATTACAGCAACTCCTCCACATAAAGAAATCCATAAAACTGCAATTGGCGCAGAGAATTCTGTCGAATGGGAATATGTAAAAGATTCTAATGAATTAGTTGCTCAATTAAAACAAGATGGTTATCAAATCGTAACAATTGAACAAACTGAGGGTTCTGTTTTACTAAATGAATTTGAAGTCGATACTACACAAAAATATGCTATTGTAATGGGAAATGAAGTGGATGGTGTACAACAATCAATCATTGATCAGTGTAATACTTGTATTGAAATTCCACAATCAGGGACTAAACATTCATTAAATGTTTCTGTTTGTACAGGAATAATTTTATGGAAATGGTATGAAGGATTTATGAAATAA
- the acs gene encoding acetate--CoA ligase has protein sequence MLDVRINSFSEYKKAYRESVENPEAFWDNIAEQFVWRKKWNKTLSYDFSKPEFKWFEGGQLNITENVLDRHLEKDGNKTAIIWEPNNPLEESRIITYRQLHAKVCRFANVLKNNGIKKGDRVCIYMPMIPELAIAMLACARIGAVHSIVFAGFSSSAIASRINDAQCKLVVTANEVYRGEKPINLKGIVDEALKDCPSIQTCIVYRRALEPTLMVGGRDKFWMDEMAKANADCPAEQMDAEDPLFILYTSGSTGKPKGMVHTCGGYMVGSAYTFDNVFQMDANDIYWCTADIGWITGHSYIIYGPLLCGVTTVMFEGIPSYPDFGRFWEIVEKLKVTHFYTAPTAIRSLAKQSLEFVEKHDLSSLKVLGSVGEPINQEAWHWYNDYIGKGNCPIVDTWWQTETGAIMISPLAGITSTRPTFATLPLPGIQLMLMDENGNEIETSTEKAEGRLAIKFPWPSMARTVYGDHQRYKETYFSTFENAYFTGDGAYRDAMGYYRITGRVDDVVIVSGHNLGTAPIENAINEHDAVVESAVVGFPHDIKGNALYAYVILYDEFEPSEQLIKEIKDEVDQSIGAIAKPDKIQFVKGLPKTRSGKIMRRILRKIASGESDFGDTSTLLNPEIVEDIKNNAL, from the coding sequence ATGTTAGATGTAAGAATTAACTCATTTTCTGAGTATAAAAAAGCATACCGAGAAAGTGTAGAAAATCCAGAAGCTTTTTGGGACAATATTGCCGAACAATTTGTTTGGAGAAAGAAATGGAATAAAACATTATCGTATGATTTTTCAAAACCTGAATTCAAATGGTTCGAAGGAGGACAATTAAATATTACAGAAAATGTATTGGATCGTCATTTAGAAAAAGATGGGAATAAAACAGCCATTATTTGGGAACCCAACAATCCTTTGGAAGAATCACGAATCATAACGTATCGTCAACTGCATGCAAAAGTTTGTCGTTTTGCCAATGTGTTAAAAAATAATGGGATAAAAAAAGGAGATCGTGTATGTATCTATATGCCGATGATTCCAGAATTAGCCATTGCCATGTTAGCATGTGCACGAATTGGTGCAGTACATTCGATCGTGTTTGCCGGGTTTTCTTCTTCTGCAATTGCTTCGCGTATTAACGATGCGCAATGCAAATTAGTCGTTACAGCCAATGAAGTATATCGCGGGGAAAAACCGATCAACTTAAAAGGAATTGTAGATGAAGCTTTGAAAGATTGTCCGTCGATACAAACATGTATCGTTTATCGTCGCGCACTAGAACCTACCTTAATGGTAGGAGGGCGTGATAAATTTTGGATGGACGAAATGGCAAAAGCTAATGCAGATTGTCCTGCAGAACAAATGGATGCCGAAGATCCTTTATTTATTTTATATACCTCAGGCTCTACAGGTAAACCTAAAGGTATGGTACATACTTGTGGTGGATATATGGTGGGATCAGCCTATACTTTCGATAATGTATTTCAGATGGATGCCAATGATATCTATTGGTGTACAGCAGATATTGGTTGGATTACAGGACATAGCTATATCATTTACGGACCATTATTATGTGGCGTTACAACGGTTATGTTTGAAGGTATACCAAGTTATCCTGATTTTGGGCGTTTTTGGGAAATTGTTGAAAAACTAAAAGTGACTCATTTTTATACGGCACCTACTGCTATTCGATCATTAGCAAAACAATCATTAGAATTTGTAGAAAAGCATGATTTGTCTAGTTTAAAAGTGTTAGGTTCGGTAGGAGAGCCTATCAATCAAGAAGCATGGCATTGGTATAATGATTATATCGGTAAAGGCAATTGTCCAATTGTTGATACCTGGTGGCAAACAGAAACTGGTGCAATTATGATTTCACCTTTAGCAGGGATTACGTCAACACGTCCAACTTTTGCTACTTTACCTTTGCCAGGAATTCAGTTGATGTTGATGGATGAAAATGGGAATGAAATTGAAACAAGTACTGAAAAAGCGGAAGGACGATTAGCGATAAAATTTCCTTGGCCATCGATGGCTCGAACAGTATACGGTGATCACCAACGATATAAAGAAACCTATTTTTCAACATTCGAAAACGCTTATTTTACAGGGGATGGAGCATACCGTGATGCTATGGGGTATTATCGCATTACTGGGCGTGTAGATGATGTTGTTATTGTATCTGGACATAACTTAGGAACAGCTCCAATCGAAAATGCCATCAACGAGCATGACGCAGTTGTAGAAAGTGCGGTTGTAGGATTTCCACATGATATCAAAGGAAATGCTTTATATGCTTACGTGATTTTATATGATGAATTTGAGCCATCTGAACAATTAATTAAAGAGATTAAAGATGAGGTGGATCAATCAATCGGTGCAATTGCAAAACCCGATAAAATTCAGTTTGTAAAGGGCTTACCAAAAACCAGAAGTGGTAAAATTATGCGACGTATCTTAAGAAAGATTGCTTCAGGTGAATCAGATTTTGGAGATACTTCGACATTATTAAATCCAGAAATTGTTGAGGATATTAAAAATAACGCACTTTAA
- the folK gene encoding 2-amino-4-hydroxy-6-hydroxymethyldihydropteridine diphosphokinase yields MSLYNTVLLLGTNLGDKKNNLEVAKSLITQQIGEIVKVSNILENEADGFTSDELFLNQKLLVTTKLSPIQLLKVIKTIEKNMGRTYTQPRDGEKYVDRIIDIDILRYNNITFSSESLTVPHHQLVTRAFIKELYFN; encoded by the coding sequence ATGTCGTTATATAATACTGTTTTGTTACTTGGAACTAATCTAGGTGACAAAAAAAATAATTTAGAAGTAGCTAAATCCCTTATTACACAGCAGATAGGAGAGATTGTTAAAGTTTCAAATATTTTAGAAAATGAAGCCGATGGATTTACTTCGGATGAATTATTTTTAAATCAGAAACTTTTAGTTACAACTAAATTAAGTCCTATACAATTGCTAAAGGTAATAAAAACTATCGAAAAAAATATGGGTCGAACATACACTCAACCTCGTGATGGAGAGAAATACGTCGATCGAATTATTGATATTGATATTTTGCGATATAATAATATTACTTTTTCAAGTGAGTCGTTAACAGTACCTCATCATCAATTGGTTACAAGAGCTTTTATAAAAGAATTATACTTTAATTAA